A stretch of the Theileria equi strain WA chromosome 1, complete sequence genome encodes the following:
- a CDS encoding DNA mismatch repair protein, putative (encoded by transcript BEWA_032500A) — MDKTKSQQVKHTSIKSFFKPRIKSEPNSQESTGDLPKYASLFDKETETTLKDDVYDSQNSIKGEYDEKVTPRESLYDNLYIKEETTIPEADAQPTGNGITDLFFDDESPGPRKRVLVFDEADLPKTLKIELTDDGKNASAEKTHKDILEDSLDNPKFTHKKDPDDETIDDLFKSTFGRSSVEEYYSLNTDDDHLTPEEEEDSINTFEYDENRKVDNENLTVGNQKYEPAEDHIDDREREKYMTCKASTDSRGFKEYVENYYRYRISFLFPPWIDPSNIKDIDGNRPTDENYNPSTLWIPPKGHKWATEFKSCHYTECMQQWWKLKQSHFDSLLFFKMGKFYELFYHDACIIQSLCSLRWMGSETKPHVGFPEKSLHTYASTCVDAGYKVVVIEQTETPQQLEQRNKTEGTSDKAVKRDICEIITPGTITRPEMLGKQSRPLVFISEDEDSTGEYLALLSIDVSMSKIRYGVIRKTRDWSGLKTTLIHLCPAEVVVQKALMADASLLHSIRTLPYPPEITTHMNTDVQESLLLSRLPQTDYVSTCKPVIFLSESYLRCILLDKLIEYCSIEPIEFSEVDAMNLDASALTHLELFLSQEGTVQNSLFKYLNKTATAFGERLLRTWLLSPLVNIESINQRSECVTFLMEHNSFSASLQQQLKAFPDLERALGKILNTAANYYKKAVYFDDGIFSKLHELHTLLTRFERLEDILLDFLHQCISHFSPEFKSDFIQKVSDEFVSCTEDCAKFKNMMQITGVKTCRSATGSWAKSESIQEEIDKVMTKLDDILKNIKETAPSATYINCKFRFEVEISEAEFKRYQKITNKDVEITSTRSGFVRIRNSSILDALEDLEELEFKLKESEEEFYQYIVRGIHGKSFKFCKLVLVASQFDCLSSLATVAKNSPVPMCRPVVHPKSTSTFLDIKGCTYPLFQVNPHLFVPNDISMVDSKGIIVITGPNMGGKSTLLRQVALAVIMAQIGSYVTATSCEFTVVDCIFTRLGASDNLMQGKSTFLVELQDISALLSKATKNSLALVDELGRGTSTFDGTAIAVASLEKISEINCRCIFTTHFQDVCKAAKEMYNVVMYHMAAKIDEESQNVEFLYKLIEGICPESQGLHVAKLAGIPKNVIDIARTASLNFYKTMKGEDLARQILQAHQHNNVKLLQSLYSKFSKI; from the exons ATGGACAAGACAAAGTCCCAGCAGGTGAAGCAT ACTTCGATAAAGTCGTTCTTCAAGCCTAGAATAAAGAGCGAGCCAAATTCGCAGGAAAGTACCGGAGATTTGCCAAAGTACGCATCACTTTTTGATAAAGAGACTGAAACAACCCTAAAGGATGATGTTTACGACTCACAAAACAGCATAAAGGGGGAATATGACGAAAAGGTTACCCCTAGAGAATCTCTCTACGATAACCTCTATATCAAGGAAGAAACCACGATACCAGAGGCTGATGCTCAGCCAACTGGAAAC GGGATAACGGACCTCTTCTTTGATGACGAATCGCCAGGCCCACGTAAAAGAGTACTCGTTTTTGACGAAGCAGATCTACCCAAAACCCTAAAGATCGAGTTAACTGATGACGGGAAGAACGCTTCGGCTGAAAAGACCCACAAAGACATCCTTGAGGACTCTTTGGACAATCCTAAATTTACACACAAAAAGGACCCGGATGATGAGACAATAGACGACTTGTTCAAAAGCACTTTTGGCAGGAGCAGTGTAGAAGAGTACTACAGTTTAAATACAGATGATGACCATTTAACAcctgaagaagaggaggatAGCATAAACACATTTGAGTATGACGAAAATAGAAAGgtagataatgaaaatCTGACTGTCGGTAATCAAAAATACGAACCAGCCGAAGACCATATAGATGATAGGGAGCGTGAAAAATACATGACATGCAAAGCCAGTACAGATTCTCGTGGATTCAAAGAGTATGTGGAAAATTATTACCGATACAGaatatcatttttatttccTCCGTGGATCGACCCTAGTAATATAAAAGATATTGATGGAAATAGACCTACCGACGAAAATTATAATCCAAGCACTCTTTGGATACCTCCAAAAGGCCATAAATGGGCTACGGAATTCAAAAGTTGTCATTATACCGAGTGCATGCAGCAGTGGTGGAAACTGAAGCAGTCACATTTTGACTcccttttatttttcaagATGGGAAAATTTTACGAGTTATTCTACCACGACGCGTGCATTATCCAAAGCTTGTGCAGCTTGCGCTGGATGGGCTCTGAGACAAAGCCACATGTAGGTTTCCCCGAAAAGAGCCTCCATACTTATGCATCAACATGTGTAGATGCAGGATACAAGGTAGTTGTTATAGAGCAAACTGAAACACCTCAACAATTGGAGCAGAGAAACAAAACAGAAGGAACATCGGACAAGGCTGTTAAGAGGGATATTTGTGAAATTATTACACCTGGTACCATTACCAGACCAGAAATGCTTGGAAAACAAAGTAGGCCTTTGGTATTTATATCCgaggatgaggattctACGGGAGAATATCTCGCTTTATTATCCATTGATGTATCTATGAGCAAAATACGCTATGGCGTAATCAGAAAAACTAGAGATTGGTCTGGATTGAAAACAACGCTTATACATTTGTGTCCAGCGGAAGTTGTTGTTCAGAAGGCGTTAATGGCAGATGCCAGCCTATTACACAGTATAAGGACGCTTCCATATCCTCCAGAGATAACAACCCACATGAATACAGATGTACAAGAATCACTACTGCTATCCAGACTCCCACAAACCGATTACGTATCAACATGTAAACCGGTGATATTTCTCTCTGAATCTTACCTAAGATGTATACTGCTGGACAAGCTTATAGAATATTGTTCTATAGAGCCAATTGAATTTTCTGAGGTGGACGCAATGAATTTAGATGCATCTGCGTTGACACATTTGGAGCTATTCTTGTCACAGGAGGGAACTGTTCAAAACTCCCTCTTCAAGTACTTGAACAAAACTGCAACTGCCTTTGGGGAGAGGTTGTTGCGTACATGGCTTCTTAGTCCTCTTGTTAATATTGAATCGATCAACCAGAGAAGTGAGTGTGTGACGTTTTTAATGGAACACAATTCCTTTTCTGCTAGTTTACAACAACAACTTAAGGCATTTCCTGATTTAGAACGTGCGCTGGGCAAAATTTTGAACACAGCTGCAAATTATTATAAAAAGGCAGTTTACTTTGACGATGGGATATTTTCCAAACTTCATGAACTACACACTTTGCTTACACGATTCGAGAGACTAGAGGACATTTTACTTGATTTTCTGCATCAATGCATATCTCACTTTTCTCCTGAATTCAAATCAGATTTCATTCAAAAAGTTTCGGATGAATTCGTATCGTGTACCGAAGATTGTGCAAAGTTTAAGAATATGATGCAGATTACAGGTGTGAAGACGTGCAGAAGTGCCACCGGTTCATGGGCAAAATCCGAATCTATACAAGAGGAGATTGATAAAGTAATGACTAAATTGGACGATATTTTGAAGAATATCAAGGAAACAGCTCCATCTGCAACTTACATTAATTGCAAATTTAGATTTGAAGTAGAAATATCCGAAGCTGAATTCAAAAGATACCAGAAAATTACAAATAAGGACGTTGAAATCACATCTACTCGCAGCGGTTTTGTAAGAATACGCAATTCTTCGATCCTTGATGCTCTAGAGGATCTTGAAGAGTTGGAATTTAAACTAAAGGAaagtgaagaagaattttatcAGTACATTGTTAGGGGTATTCATGGAaagagttttaaattttgcAAGCTAGTCCTAGTAGCTTCACAGTTTGACTGTTTGTCTTCGTTGGCCACAGTAGCTAAAAATTCTCCAGTGCCAATGTGCAGACCTGTAGTTCATCCCAAATCAACAtcaacatttttggataTCAAGGGTTGTACATATCCGCTCTTTCAGGTAAATCCACATTTGTTTGTTCCAAATGACATTTCAATGGTTGATTCCAAGGGAATCATTGTGATTACGGGTCCTAATATGGGCGGTAAATCTACACTTTTGAGACAAGTTGCACTGGCTGTAATTATGGCCCAAATCGGGTCATACGTAACAG CGACAAGTTGCGAGTTCACCGTGGTAGATTGCATATTCACCAGACTTGGTGCATCGGATAATTTAATGCAGGGGAAAAGCACATTTTTGGTGGAGCTACAGGACATATCGGCACTTTTATCAAAG GCCACCAAAAACTCTCTTGCACTGGTTGATGAACTTGGAAGGGGCACGTCGACTTTTGATGGCACTGCAATTGCGGTTGCcagtttggagaaaatcTCGGAGATAAATTGTCGCTGTATATTCACTACGCACTTCCAGGACGTATGCAAGGCTGCTAAGGAGATGTACAATGTCGTAATGTATCATATGGCTGCCAAGATTGACGAGGAATCGCAAAATGTCGAATTTCTGTACAAACTGATTGAGGGAATCTGCCCAGAATCTCAGGGGTTGCACGTCGCTAAGCTCGCTGGGATACCTAAAAACGTCATAGACATTGCGAGAACCGCAAGTCTCAACTTTTACAAGACGATGAAGGGAGAAGATTTGGCCAGGCAGATACTCCAGGCCCACCAACACAATAATGTCAAACTGCTACAGTCTCTGTACAGTAAATTTTCTAAAATTTGA
- a CDS encoding hypothetical protein (encoded by transcript BEWA_032510A) → MVASSTSSDAAMTDTPIFSPILDAKKTLLVMRNTDLNIWLDNLTSIQVPESDIHRVIANYLFVNMHEESFNSFVQETQFQADDLKPTISQRKVIRNAILEGRMVDAIDSINALDPGILKENGKVLFTLLLYHLVDIIKTGNLVNAVSFVKTEISQCIQKDSSLLPSLEEAMSLLAFSNLEAPEAVDVISKIQQSNAIATTVDNALLSYHHLDPQSTLENIVKESLWVESKIETLATTHALKLEDVGRCGFIMKRLLKTL, encoded by the exons ATGGTTGCATCATCTACGTCGTCGGACGCTGCCATGACTGACACGCCCATATTTTCGCCGATTCTCGATGCCAAAAAGACCCTCCTGGTCATGAGGAACACGGACTT GAATATCTGGCTCGATAATTTGACGTCGATTCAAGTTCCGGAATCTGATATACACAGGGTGATTGCAAATTACCTATTCGTTAACATGCATGAAGAGAGCTTTAACAGTTTTGTCCAAGAAACACAGTTTCAGG CCGACGACTTGAAACCCACAATATCGCAAAGAAAGGTGATAAGAAATGCTATACTAGAGGGCAGAATGGTTGATGCTATAGATAGCATCAATGCATTGGACCCGGGTATTTTAAAAGAGAATGGTAAAGTGCTATTCACTTTGTTGCTTTACCATCTCGTCGACATTATAAAGACGGGAAACCTAGTCAACGCTGTATCATTTGTCAAGACTGAAATATCACAATGCATACAAAAGGACTCTAgtctactacctagtctgGAAGAGGCAATGTCTCTCTTGGCATTCTCTAATTTAGAGGCTCCAGAAGCTGTAGACGTCATTTCAAAAATTCAACAGTCCAATGCTATCGCAACAACCGTAGATAATGCACTACTTTCATATCACCACCTCGATCCACAATCAACGCTAGAAAACATTGTAAAGGAATCCCTTTGGGTAGAATCAAAGATAGAAACACTA gCGACTACACATGCCTTAAAACTTGAGGATGTAGGTCGATGCGGCTTCATAATGAAGCGATTACTTAAAACGTTGTGA
- a CDS encoding hypothetical protein (encoded by transcript BEWA_032520A): protein MGKDEKRKREPPKETEEESDASKKTGKKSFSVSLVQALLTCDKKLLEKLLSTTDSSSIEDTVAELTPPLVLSLIEFISSNLIKSPNQLYSREGWINALLRRHCYFFANNTQGKEALLKLNRHIHLRLATNKALLRLKGKVDSVVYLSSLHAKKRNIESIERKNAQEALVVFNEDAPDNL, encoded by the coding sequence ATGggtaaagatgaaaagaggaagaggGAACCTCCAAAGGAGACTGAGGAGGAATCGGATGCGTCCAAAAAGACGGGGAAAAAGTCATTCTCAGTATCCCTGGTTCAGGCCCTGCTGACCTGTGACAAGAAGCTGCTGGAGAAGCTACTCTCTACCACCGATTCGTCTTCAATTGAGGATACAGTGGCCGAACTCACGCCGCCGCTTGTGCTCTCTCTGATAGAGTTCATCTCCTCAAACTTGATAAAGTCCCCCAACCAACTCTACTCCAGGGAAGGATGGATAAACGCCCTGCTGAGGCGACACTGCTACTTTTTTGCAAACAATACTCAGGGTAAAGAGGCTCTTTTGAAGTTGAATAGACACATACACCTGAGACTGGCGACGAACAAGGCGCTTTTACGTCTCAAGGGGAAGGTAGATAGCGTTGTCTACCTCTCGAGTTTGCACGCAAAGAAGCGTAATATAGAGTCTATCGAACGCAAAAATGCACAGGAGGCACTAGTAGTCTTTAACGAAGACGCTCCTGATAATTTGTGA
- a CDS encoding 40S ribosomal protein S11, putative (encoded by transcript BEWA_032530A), with amino-acid sequence MGVWPACRLIHVYRSTFANFCRFGGRNEVTSRYVPFDTSLGTAVTCSRLLTRNLSTGTASSAGKARTAVPKKNLMLTKQEIKNFQGHFQRYKKNAGLPEFHNVDRDRHGFIIEPTDKFMLVLTTSKNNVHAQLVNRSKNYKTVFGSFAGNVGINKHAQKTEKCAYRIGENIARKCKRLGVYAVDIKFRRIARVETVLQALQAIGLQVGQLIHEPRLPKTGINSVRPRRRRRV; translated from the coding sequence ATGGGCGTGTGGCCAGCTTGCAGGCTTATTCATGTATACAGGAGcacatttgcaaatttctGTAGATTTGGGGGCAGGAATGAGGTCACGTCTCGCTACGTGCCCTTTGACACATCTCTAGGGACCGCTGTGACATGTTCACGACTTTTAACGAGGAATTTGTCAACTGGAACGGCCAGTTCCGCGGGGAAAGCCAGGACTGCGGTGCCAAAGAAGAACTTGATGCTGACAAAGCAGGAGATTAAAAACTTCCAGGGGCATTTCCAGAGATACAAGAAGAACGCAGGACTCCCAGAGTTCCACAACGTTGATAGAGACAGGCACGGATTCATTATCGAGCCTACAGACAAGTTCATGTTGGTGCTTACAACATCCAAGAATAATGTGCACGCACAACTCGTAAATCGCAGCAAAAACTATAAGACAGTCTTTGGATCATTCGCGGGGAATGTAGGAATAAACAAACATGCGCAAAAGACGGAGAAATGCGCCTACAGAATCGGTGAAAACATCGCGAGGAAGTGCAAAAGACTTGGCGTATACGCGGTAGACATAAAGTTTAGACGTATAGCAAGAGTGGAAACAGTATTGCAAGCGTTGCAGGCAATAGGTTTACAGGTAGGACAGCTAATTCACGAACCAAGACTACCCAAAACTGGAATAAACTCTGTTAGACCAAGAAGGCGTAGACGCGTTTAA
- a CDS encoding hypothetical protein (encoded by transcript BEWA_032540A), with protein sequence MRVWGIFIRQLLLFLLIGACACIDEGTGGLKRLTPIKITIAIEQEIDGTKFDVKHIYHNGSPCCIIVPKLGYLLNAVSDTRAPIWTGDSGEACSICVVLFKGTSPDIVLIFVNKNCSFLYRKNGDLWTLVNKEETVNLPSFDAKHSGNRPFTSVDPHKRFKDLADAKKSLYTSLEGEYTLDILATIDETKVHAESDKCGGIVRTKFHPKTGHYFDKVVAGTSVIWPGGKDEKCTFVSQTCVNREQLIRIVLKTPTSAKRLYFVNENDRWPKITRDDYYSKVGKPETEPNNGTILGSRKILTDDAKEKCNEPEEEYYESIGDNEAACINAIFEHMDESLSKGLSSQVQRAAQPIPQEKQTVPDTKVGTPKPVLQHNRSTKELVVPITLDLAEVNTNSVDVPATTVQDGISTTYYYPKGKFYFEKIVDGGRTVWESTEEKCSPAYTISKGDITFLALLLKKSDDETDLIYYERKNLGWRLIEKTKCEKMIEELKKQPATPVIKAVELDLKDVDNEIFLAKESSENGVVEKTFTVQGGYRLTEVYDLNIPVWKSESPNKHCTLATVHFEGENPMLASLSLDSESLYLHVEDGKWTSISKDEYDSALAEMKRLTSSPKVKCVELDVTDIDGNVFFIEESFSGGVPIKTITPKGGYQLTEVYDINVPIWKGLDKERCLQVLVYYNEESPVSVTVNFLKADGKSTWRYYSMQDKRWDVFKKGRNEKLKEKIPAQERVPKDAPNVTDKETTSETKPKPVDKRPQKHMPKYYSKPFKLDTQNIDENQVNVTSDVHDGTKTTIFSSKRANYIEELSYNNSTVWKEQSNEKCLSVVVQSGDTELARVDVIDAKGVETYQCFEKTGNTWAMLDYDSYIDKLKKGTTDIRIDFSNPSYDTCSFLQYYEGGILYRVGIPLQEYRLKTLDYGLPVWKSSGDEYCSKFTFLSFEGFCLCTLELKGTDDFMIDLFLDGDNWSRMDKNSSEKYLTKMNELRSKNMSMRVINPELKAYLKNLGFSTFDLSKCNPNDVEIVDKSVEKAYLDINDPSKIFSVCKHKMNNLDIFEYTPRPNYFINEIRDGNEIIWKSNYRSLSISYIAEANSILIYVKKVQIEPVFMIKDEKWKEVEDDGFITRIDRFDTSL encoded by the coding sequence ATGAGGGTTTGGGGGATTTTTATCAGGCAGCTACTGCTCTTCTTACTCATAGGAGCATGTGCTTGTATTGATGAAGGTACTGGAGGATTGAAAAGGCTAACACCCATCAAGATAACCATTGCCATAGAACAGGAGATTGATGGAACAAAGTTTGATGTAAAGCATATATACCACAATGGTAGCCCTTGTTGTATAATAGTTCCAAAATTAGGATATTTGTTAAACGCAGTTTCAGACACTAGAGCTCCAATATGGACAGGAGATTCAGGAGAAGCTTGCAGTATTTGTGTAGTTTTATTCAAGGGTACATCCCCTGATATTGTTttaatatttgtaaataagAATTGTAGTTTCCTGTATAGGAAAAATGGTGATTTATGGACACTTGTAAATAAGGAAGAGACTGTTAATCTTCCCAGTTTTGATGCGAAACACTCGGGAAACCGCCCTTTTACAAGCGTTGATCCACACAaaagatttaaagattTAGCAGACGCCAAAAAGAGTCTCTACACCTCTCTTGAAGGGGAATATACTCTAGACATTTTAGCCACAATTGATGAGACCAAGGTGCATGCTGAAAGCGATAAATGTGGTGGAATTGTACGCACCAAGTTCCACCCAAAAACTGGCCATTACTTTGACAAGGTAGTTGCTGGAACTTCCGTTATATGGCCAGGTggaaaggatgaaaagtgtaCATTTGTAAGCCAAACATGTGTCAATAGGGAGCAGCTTATAAGAATTGTTTTAAAGACTCCAACATCTGCCAAGAGATTATACTTTGTGAATGAAAATGACAGGTGGCCAAAGATAACCAGGGATGACTATTATTCAAAGGTTGGTAAGCCTGAGACTGAACCAAATAATGGAACTATTCTGGGCTCTAGAAAAATTCTCACTGATGATGCAAAAGAAAAATGTAACGAgccagaggaagaatattaTGAGAGTATTGGAGATAACGAAGCCGCTTGTATCAATGCCATCTTTGAGCATATGGATGAATCTTTATCAAAGGGTCTATCATCTCAGGTTCAACGGGCAGCTCAACCAATTCCACAAGAGAAACAGACTGTTCCAGACACAAAGGTAGGAACTCCTAAACCTGTTCTACAACATAATCGCTCTACCAAAGAACTCGTAGTTCCAATTACCCTAGATTTGGCTGAGGTGAATACAAATTCTGTTGATGTTCCAGCTACTACTGTACAAGATGGCATAAGTACAACCTATTACTACCCAAAAGGAAAGTtttattttgaaaagataGTAGATGGAGGCAGAACTGTATGGGAGTCTACTGAAGAGAAATGTTCTCCAGCGTATACTATCTCAAAGGGTGATATAACATTTCTTGCTCTCTTGCTAAAGAAGTCTGATGATGAGACCGATTTAATATACTACGAAAGGAAGAATCTAGGGTGGAGGCTCATAGAGAAGACAAAGTGTGAGAAGATGATAGAGGAATTAAAGAAGCAACCTGCCACTCCAGTGATTAAAGCGGTGGAGCTAGATCTCAAAGATGTTGACAACGAAATATTCTTAGCCAAGGAATCTTCAGAGAATGGAGTTGTGGAGAAAACATTTACCGTACAAGGGGGTTATCGTCTCACAGAAGTTTACGATCTCAACATTCCTGTTTGGAAATCGGAATCTCCGAACAAACATTGTACACTTGCTACTGTGCACTTTGAGGGAGAGAATCCCATGCTAGCATCCTTATCACTTGATTCTGAATCATTATACTTGCATGTTgaggatggaaagtggACTAGTATTtctaaggatgaatatgatTCTGCTCTAGCTGAGATGAAGAGACTAACTTCCTCTCCAAAGGTTAAATGTGTTGAACTTGATGTTACTGATATTGATGGAAATGTCTTCTTCATTGAGGAATCATTTTCCGGAGGAGTACCTATAAAGACTATAACTCCAAAGGGGGGTTATCAGCTTACTGAAGTCTATGACATAAATGTACCTATATGGAAGGGTCTAGATAAAGAGCGTTGCCTGCAAGTATTGGTTTACTATAATGAAGAGTCTCCTGTGTCGGTAACTGTAAACTTTTTAAAGGCTGATGGAAAGAGCACTTGGAGATATTACAGCATGCAGGATAAAAGATGGGATGTATTCAAGAAAGGAAGAAATGAGAAGCTCAAGGAAAAAATACCGGCTCAGGAAAGAGTGCCAAAGGATGCTCCAAATGTAACAGATAAGGAAACCACGAGCGAAACTAAGCCAAAACCCGTAGATAAAAGGCCACAAAAACATATGCCGAAATACTATTCCAAACCTTTTAAACTGGATACCCAAAACATTGATGAGAATCAAGTAAATGTGACAAGTGACGTACACGATGGAACAAAAACTACtatattttcttcaaaGCGTGCCAATTACATAGAGGAGTTATCATACAATAATTCCACAGTATGGAAAGAACAATCGAATGAAAAGTGTTTGAGTGTTGTTGTACAATCTGGTGATACGGAACTTGCTAGAGTCGATGTGATAGATGCAAAAGGCGTTGAGACGTATCAGTGTTTCGAGAAAACGGGAAATACTTGGGCTATGCTTGACTATGATTCGTATATTGATAAGCTGAAAAAAGGAACAACAGATATAAGGATTGATTTTTCTAACCCTTCATATGATACTTGCAGTTTCCTACAATACTATGAAGGTGGAATTTTGTACAGGGTTGGAATTCCACTTCAAGAGTATAGACTAAAGACTCTTGATTATGGTTTACCCGTTTGGAAATCATCTGGAGATGAGTACTGTAGCAagtttacatttttatcctttgAAGGCTTCTGTCTTTGTACGCTTGAGTTAAAGGGAACAGATGATTTCATGATTGACCTATTTTTAGATGGAGATAACTGGTCACGTATGGACAAAAATTCCTCTGAAAAATATCTTACCAAGATGAACGAACTCAGGTCCAAAAACATGTCTATGAGAGTTATTAATCCAGAATTAAAAGCGTATTTGAAAAATCTGGGCTTCTCCACATTTGATCTCTCCAAATGTAATCCAAACGATGTGGAAATTGTTGACAAAAGCGTAGAAAAAGCATATCTTGATATAAACGATCCGTCGAAGATATTTTCAGTTTGCAAACATAAAATGAACAACCTTGATATATTCGAATACACTCCACGTCCAAATTATTTCATTAACGAGATACGAGATGGAAATGAGATTATATGGAAGAGTAACTACAGAAGTCTCTCAATTAGTTACATTGCTGAAGCAAACTCGATTCTCATCTACGTCAAAAAGGTCCAAATCGAACCTGTTTTCATGATCAAGGACGAAAAGTGGAAGGaagttgaagatgatggatTTATTACACGAATTGACCGTTTCGACACTAGTTTATAA
- a CDS encoding hypothetical protein (encoded by transcript BEWA_032550A) — protein MTRELYIRAKVPYLFGRSNLGEWPKRSKESFVDVDLARLKEDVAQITYFGHRTVYIQVEGARLMTDPVLAKRLMSGGIGVKRVSNKMYKYWELPPADILLISNNSYDCLDTWTLRIISDQGGALAVGGRRISRYLNMFFKRYTYPLLWYESVNFGCVEITFLPAMSETRRKLLSCGIDRNRMLWGGFLIRSDTKTIFYAGKTAFSEHFDDIRRYIAEKGYSIDLSLLPIGPICGHGRNMSPEDAVKAHELLGSDKSLIIAHDTFPLGVEAFGELKDRLLKEASSRGISDKFIFLREGETLCLD, from the exons ATGACCAGGGAGCTCTACATTCGTGCGAAAGTGCCTT ATCTCTTTGGGCGATCAAACTTGGGAGAATGGCCTAAAAGGTCCAAGGAATCGTTTGTAGATGTGGATTTAGCACGGCTGAAGGAAGATGTCGCACAGATCACGTATTTTGGACATCGCACCGTCTACATTCAGGTGGAGGGTGCCAGACTTATGACCGATCCAGTACTGGCAAAGAGGCTAATGTCTGGTGGAATTGGAG TCAAGAGGGTGAGCaataaaatgtacaagtaCTGGGAGCTTCCACCTGCGGATATTCTCTTGATATCAAACAACTCGTACGACTGTCTAGACACATGGACCCTGCGCATCATTTCAGACCAGGGCGGAGCCTTGGCGGTGGGAGGAAGACGAATTTCGAGGTACCTCAACATGTTCTTTAAAAGGTACACGTACCCCCTGCTCTGGTACGAAAGTGTAAACTTTGGCTGCGTGGAGATAACCTTTCTACCTGCAATGTCAGAGACTAGGAGGAAGCTTTTATCCTGTGGTATCGACCGAAACCGCATGCTTTGGGGCGGCTTCCTGATTAGATCGGATACCAAGACGATCTTTTACGCGGGGAAGACTGCCTTCTCGGAGCACTTTGACGATATTCGCAGGTATATAGCTGAAAAGGGGTACAGCATAGATTTGTCATTACTGCCAATCGGACCAATTTGTGGACATGGGCGTAACATGTCGCCTGAAGATGCCGTAAAGGCACACGAACTCTTAGGCTCCGACAAGTCTCTGATTATCGCACATGATACATTCCCACTTGGAGTCGAGGCATTTGGGGAGCTGAAGGACAGACTCTTGAAGGAGGCCTCGAGCAGGGGAATTTCAGACAAGTTCATCTTTCTGAGGGAAGGAGAGACACTATGCCTCGATTAA
- a CDS encoding GroEs chaperonin 10 KDa, putative (encoded by transcript BEWA_032560A): MTVAKKFIPLFDRVLVSKIKPELKTKSGILLPDSTNMSSRMAKVVAVGAGRITPNGDKVPPTLKVGDTVVIPDYGGMDLKFDGEVFTTYREEDIIGICN, encoded by the exons ATG ACGGTAGCAAAAAAGTTCATTCCTCTCTTTGACCGCGTGCTGGTCTCCAAGATCAAGCCAGAGCTCAAGACAAAGTCCGGGATTCTACTCCcagattccacaaatatGTCCTCTCGCATGGCCAAA GTTGTAGCGGTAGGAGCTGGTAGGATTACGCCGAATGGTGACAAGGTTCCACCTACACTCAAGGTTGGTGACACCGTCGTAATTCCAGATTACGGCGGCATGGACCTAAAGTTTGACGGTGAGGTCTTCACAACTTATCGCGAGGAGGATATAATTGGCATTTGCAACTAA